One window from the genome of Candidatus Polarisedimenticolia bacterium encodes:
- a CDS encoding response regulator: MEQAGLLGTVGDERRIQTAGADLDEARVLVVEDDDAMRAFLDESLREEGYVVRTASSTYTGFLTLLGDPIDVLVVDWKMPALDGFALLSAVRRCYPEIPVIFVTAFARPDVARRALLSGAFAFLPKPFRLSVLVAEIQRALNAGPPQGGERGDPSAWQRPSRSAARRDGPDREGPIDPPDRAASE; the protein is encoded by the coding sequence ATGGAACAGGCAGGGTTGCTGGGAACGGTTGGGGACGAGCGGCGGATCCAGACGGCGGGGGCCGACCTGGACGAGGCGCGCGTCCTGGTCGTGGAAGACGATGATGCGATGCGCGCCTTCCTCGATGAGTCGCTCCGGGAGGAGGGGTATGTCGTCCGGACCGCCTCCAGTACGTATACGGGATTCCTGACCCTCCTGGGAGACCCGATCGACGTCCTGGTGGTGGACTGGAAGATGCCCGCCCTGGATGGTTTCGCGCTCCTGTCCGCCGTCAGGCGCTGCTACCCGGAGATTCCGGTCATCTTCGTCACGGCGTTCGCGCGCCCGGACGTCGCGAGGCGGGCGCTGCTTTCCGGGGCGTTCGCCTTCCTTCCCAAGCCGTTCCGCCTGAGCGTGCTGGTCGCGGAGATTCAACGGGCGCTCAACGCCGGGCCACCTCAAGGAGGAGAGAGAGGGGATCCCTCCGCCTGGCAGCGCCCTTCCCGGAGTGCCGCGCGGCGCGACGGGCCGGATCGCGAGGGCCCGATCGATCCACCGGACCGCGCCGCATCGGAGTGA